One Stigmatopora nigra isolate UIUO_SnigA chromosome 1, RoL_Snig_1.1, whole genome shotgun sequence DNA segment encodes these proteins:
- the fgd1 gene encoding FYVE, RhoGEF and PH domain-containing protein 1 isoform X2 — translation MSGLVLCCAMYMDRSSLGRGSPSTLSPSLVAKSLALENSCGPQQATSSSSSPPLLQEEEEEINDTGPPQFSKSRPPLTGPKPQVPPKPSHLQHQGGVLRARPRAPDKPLPPPPPCKPLRTEDHASPTCVLSLIEKFEREQIIMVPDITGVAMCPRLLDTTLSQPSSPASVSALPEQEDPPELKSHGDGQLEAKVSVEMSERLPPDQSELPPEQSELSPEQSILPPDESALPSKQSDLLPEEPDHLPEQPDLQPDQSDLPPERLSLPSSQTDGKLANRDSGIDSISSPSHSEELCFVGVDDGSSGLYSCGLPRLSSSSSYAGEGEEGEARCVARRRDFSEDVDSDLEEEEEETELTLVLPAPRQDLTELSVQQRVFNIANELLHTEISYVSKLHLLDQVFSARLLEEARSRSSFPCDVIHGIFSNICSIHCFHQQFLLPALQKRMEEWDSNPRIGDILQKLAPFLKMYGEYVKNFDHAMELVNTWMERSAVFKCIIHEIQRDERCANLTLQHHMLEPVQRIPRYELLLKDYLHRLPEDAPDFKDAQKSLELIATAAEHSNAAIRKMERMRKLLKVYELLGGEEDIVNPTNELIKEGHILKLSNKNGTTQDRYLILFNDRLLYCVPKLRLIGQKYGVRARINVDGMELKETSSVAVPRTFLVSGKQRSIELQARTEDEKKDWIQAIQATIQRHEHTLETFRHLTCSLRDDESTPPHSPSCAELGKRAPTPIREKEVTLCMKCQEAFNALTRRRHHCKACGHVVCGKCSEFRARLSYDNNRTNRVCIDCYAMLVGVSPPPSMLAANNQRRRSILEKQASLAAENSVMCSFLHHMEKGGGRGWQKAWFVIPENEPLVLYIYGAPQDVKAQRSIPLIGFEVSLPESCDRLERRHTFKISQSHLTLYFSAEGEDLQRRWMDVLSRAGKGEEPGFPLPIVESVEEEEGEELDGAEGDNT, via the exons GTTCCCCGTCCACCTTGAGTCCTAGCTTGGTGGCAAAGAGTCTCGCTCTCGAGAACTCATGTGGTCCCCAGCaggccacctcctcctcctcaagtCCCCCTTTGcttcaggaggaggaggaggagatcaATGACACCGGACCACCACAGTTCAGTAAGAGCCGCCCCCCTTTGACTGGACCCAAGCCTCAAG TCCCACCCAAGCCATCCCACTTGCAACATCAGGGCGGCGTGCTAAGGGCCAGGCCCCGTGCACCAGACAAGCCGCTGCCCCCTCCTCCACCTTGCAAGCCCCTCCGCACCGAGGACCATGCCTCACCCACCTGTGTTCTGTCACTTATCGAGAAGTTTGAGCG CGAGCAGATCATTATGGTTCCTGACATCACCGGGGTCGCCATGTGTCCCCGCCTCCTTGACACCACCTTATCTCAACCTTCATCACCAGCGTCAGTCTCCGCCCTCCCCGAGCAGGAGGATCCTCCCGAGCTCAAAAGTCATGGCGACGGTCAGCTGGAAGCAAAGGTGTCGGTGGAGATGAGCGAACGTCTGCCGCCCGATCAATCAGAACTACCGCCCGAGCAATCGGAGCTGTCGCCTGAGCAATCCATTCTGCCGCCCGATGAATCGGCTCTGCCGTCCAAGCAGTCCGATCTGCTGCCCGAGGAACCAGATCATCTCCCCGAACAACCGGATCTGCAACCAGATCAATCAGATCTACCGCCCGAGCGTTTGTCCCTCCCCTCGTCGCAGACTGATGGAAAGCTGGCCAATCGGGACAGCGGCATTGACAGCATCAGCTCGCCATCACACAGCGAGGAACTCTGCTTTGTAGGTGTGGACGACGGCAGTAGTGGCCTTTACTCTTGTGGCCTCCCTCGACTCTCCAGCTCGTCTTCATACGCCGGCGAGGGCGAGGAGGGCGAGGCCAGGTGCGTGGCCAGAAGAAGGGACTTCTCGGAGGATGTGGACAGCGAcctagaggaggaggaggaggagactgAGCTTACCTTGGTACTTCCAGCCCCAAGACAAGACTTGACTGAG TTGTCCGTCCAGCAGAGGGTGTTCAACATTGCCAATGAGCTCCTTCACACTGAAATCTCCTATGTGTCCAAACTTCATCTCCTGGACCAG GTTTTCTCTGCTCGACTCTTGGAGGAAGCACGCTCCCGCTCTTCTTTCCCATGTGATGTAATTCATGGAATCTTCTCCAATATCTGCTCCATCCACTGCTTCCACCAGCAGTTTCTACTCCCGGCTTTGCAGAAACGTATGGAGGAGTG GGACTCAAACCCTCGTATTGGAGACATCCTACAGAAACTGGCCCCCTTCCTGAAGATGTATGGCGAGTACGTGAAGAATTTTGACCACGCCATGGAGCTTGTAAATACGTGGATGGAGAGATCAGCTGTGTTCAAGTGCATCATACATGAGATCCAG aggGATGAGCGCTGCGCTAACCTGACGCTGCAACATCACATGTTGGAACCGGTCCAAAGGATTCCTCGATATGAGCTCCTGCTTAAAGATTATCTGCACCGCCTCCCTGAGGACGCACCCGACTTCAAGGATGCTCAGA AGTCTTTGGAGCTCATTGCAACAGCAGCAGAACATTCCAATGCTGCCATTAGGAAAATG gAGCGAATGCGGAAGCTGCTGAAGGTCTATGAGCTCCTGGGCGGCGAAGAAGACATCGTGAACCCGACAAATGAGCTCATCAAAGAAGGACACATACTCAAATTATCCAACAAGAACGGCACAACGCAAGATCGATACCTAATCCTG TTCAACGACAGGCTTCTTTATTGCGTTCCCAAGCTGCGTCTTATTGGTCAGAAGTACGGGGTTCGTGCTCGAATCAATGTGGATGGCATGGAG tTGAAGGAAACAAGCAGTGTAGCAGTTCCTAGAACTTTCCTGGTGTCAGGCAAACAACGGTCAATTGAGCTGCAGGCCAG GACAGAAGACGAGAAGAAAGACTGGATCCAG GCTATTCAAGCCACGATCCAGAGACACGAACACACCTTGGAGACATTCCGTCACCTGACTTGTTCACTACGAGATGACGAGTCAACACCCCCCCACTCTCCG AGCTGTGCCGAGTTGGGCAAGCGCGCGCCGACCCCCATCCGCGAAAAGGAAGTGACGCTTTGCATGAAATGCCAGGAAGCATTCAATGCCCTCACCAGGAGACGCCACCACTGCAAGGCCTGCGGTCAC GTGGTTTGTGGGAAATGCTCAGAGTTCCGTGCCCGCCTCTCATACGACAACAATCGCACCAACCGCGTGTGCATCGACTGCTATGCCATGCTGGTGGGTGTGTCCCCTCCACCCTCCATGTTGGCTGCCAACAACCAAAGAAGGCGCTCCATCCTGGAG AAACAAGCCTCGTTGGCAGCTGAGAACAGTGTCATGTGCAGCTTCCTGCATCACATGGAAAAAGGAGGCGGCCGGGGATGGCAGAAGGCCTGGTTTGTCATCCCTGAAAATGAACCCCTAGTGCTCTACATCTACGGTGCTCCTCAG GACGTCAAGGCGCAGCGTAGCATTCCTCTGATTGGCTTCGAAGTTTCACTACCGGAGTCATGTGACCGCCTGGAGCGTCGGCACACCTTTAAGATTTCCCAGAGTCATCTGACGCTTTACTTCAGCGCAGAAGGCGAGGATCTGCAGCGCCGATGGATGGACGTCTTGTCCAGGGCTGGAAAGGGGGAGGAGCCTGGGTTTCCCCTCCCAATCGTGGAAAgcgtggaggaagaggagggtgagGAGCTGGACGGGGCAGAGGGCGACAACACGTGA
- the fgd1 gene encoding FYVE, RhoGEF and PH domain-containing protein 1 isoform X1, whose amino-acid sequence MNRTSSALVGLPPHSSPSPSPPPLPSSSFSSHFSTMRFSYHLSNSAAAMTGSPSTLSPSLVAKSLALENSCGPQQATSSSSSPPLLQEEEEEINDTGPPQFSKSRPPLTGPKPQVPPKPSHLQHQGGVLRARPRAPDKPLPPPPPCKPLRTEDHASPTCVLSLIEKFEREQIIMVPDITGVAMCPRLLDTTLSQPSSPASVSALPEQEDPPELKSHGDGQLEAKVSVEMSERLPPDQSELPPEQSELSPEQSILPPDESALPSKQSDLLPEEPDHLPEQPDLQPDQSDLPPERLSLPSSQTDGKLANRDSGIDSISSPSHSEELCFVGVDDGSSGLYSCGLPRLSSSSSYAGEGEEGEARCVARRRDFSEDVDSDLEEEEEETELTLVLPAPRQDLTELSVQQRVFNIANELLHTEISYVSKLHLLDQVFSARLLEEARSRSSFPCDVIHGIFSNICSIHCFHQQFLLPALQKRMEEWDSNPRIGDILQKLAPFLKMYGEYVKNFDHAMELVNTWMERSAVFKCIIHEIQRDERCANLTLQHHMLEPVQRIPRYELLLKDYLHRLPEDAPDFKDAQKSLELIATAAEHSNAAIRKMERMRKLLKVYELLGGEEDIVNPTNELIKEGHILKLSNKNGTTQDRYLILFNDRLLYCVPKLRLIGQKYGVRARINVDGMELKETSSVAVPRTFLVSGKQRSIELQARTEDEKKDWIQAIQATIQRHEHTLETFRHLTCSLRDDESTPPHSPSCAELGKRAPTPIREKEVTLCMKCQEAFNALTRRRHHCKACGHVVCGKCSEFRARLSYDNNRTNRVCIDCYAMLVGVSPPPSMLAANNQRRRSILEKQASLAAENSVMCSFLHHMEKGGGRGWQKAWFVIPENEPLVLYIYGAPQDVKAQRSIPLIGFEVSLPESCDRLERRHTFKISQSHLTLYFSAEGEDLQRRWMDVLSRAGKGEEPGFPLPIVESVEEEEGEELDGAEGDNT is encoded by the exons GTTCCCCGTCCACCTTGAGTCCTAGCTTGGTGGCAAAGAGTCTCGCTCTCGAGAACTCATGTGGTCCCCAGCaggccacctcctcctcctcaagtCCCCCTTTGcttcaggaggaggaggaggagatcaATGACACCGGACCACCACAGTTCAGTAAGAGCCGCCCCCCTTTGACTGGACCCAAGCCTCAAG TCCCACCCAAGCCATCCCACTTGCAACATCAGGGCGGCGTGCTAAGGGCCAGGCCCCGTGCACCAGACAAGCCGCTGCCCCCTCCTCCACCTTGCAAGCCCCTCCGCACCGAGGACCATGCCTCACCCACCTGTGTTCTGTCACTTATCGAGAAGTTTGAGCG CGAGCAGATCATTATGGTTCCTGACATCACCGGGGTCGCCATGTGTCCCCGCCTCCTTGACACCACCTTATCTCAACCTTCATCACCAGCGTCAGTCTCCGCCCTCCCCGAGCAGGAGGATCCTCCCGAGCTCAAAAGTCATGGCGACGGTCAGCTGGAAGCAAAGGTGTCGGTGGAGATGAGCGAACGTCTGCCGCCCGATCAATCAGAACTACCGCCCGAGCAATCGGAGCTGTCGCCTGAGCAATCCATTCTGCCGCCCGATGAATCGGCTCTGCCGTCCAAGCAGTCCGATCTGCTGCCCGAGGAACCAGATCATCTCCCCGAACAACCGGATCTGCAACCAGATCAATCAGATCTACCGCCCGAGCGTTTGTCCCTCCCCTCGTCGCAGACTGATGGAAAGCTGGCCAATCGGGACAGCGGCATTGACAGCATCAGCTCGCCATCACACAGCGAGGAACTCTGCTTTGTAGGTGTGGACGACGGCAGTAGTGGCCTTTACTCTTGTGGCCTCCCTCGACTCTCCAGCTCGTCTTCATACGCCGGCGAGGGCGAGGAGGGCGAGGCCAGGTGCGTGGCCAGAAGAAGGGACTTCTCGGAGGATGTGGACAGCGAcctagaggaggaggaggaggagactgAGCTTACCTTGGTACTTCCAGCCCCAAGACAAGACTTGACTGAG TTGTCCGTCCAGCAGAGGGTGTTCAACATTGCCAATGAGCTCCTTCACACTGAAATCTCCTATGTGTCCAAACTTCATCTCCTGGACCAG GTTTTCTCTGCTCGACTCTTGGAGGAAGCACGCTCCCGCTCTTCTTTCCCATGTGATGTAATTCATGGAATCTTCTCCAATATCTGCTCCATCCACTGCTTCCACCAGCAGTTTCTACTCCCGGCTTTGCAGAAACGTATGGAGGAGTG GGACTCAAACCCTCGTATTGGAGACATCCTACAGAAACTGGCCCCCTTCCTGAAGATGTATGGCGAGTACGTGAAGAATTTTGACCACGCCATGGAGCTTGTAAATACGTGGATGGAGAGATCAGCTGTGTTCAAGTGCATCATACATGAGATCCAG aggGATGAGCGCTGCGCTAACCTGACGCTGCAACATCACATGTTGGAACCGGTCCAAAGGATTCCTCGATATGAGCTCCTGCTTAAAGATTATCTGCACCGCCTCCCTGAGGACGCACCCGACTTCAAGGATGCTCAGA AGTCTTTGGAGCTCATTGCAACAGCAGCAGAACATTCCAATGCTGCCATTAGGAAAATG gAGCGAATGCGGAAGCTGCTGAAGGTCTATGAGCTCCTGGGCGGCGAAGAAGACATCGTGAACCCGACAAATGAGCTCATCAAAGAAGGACACATACTCAAATTATCCAACAAGAACGGCACAACGCAAGATCGATACCTAATCCTG TTCAACGACAGGCTTCTTTATTGCGTTCCCAAGCTGCGTCTTATTGGTCAGAAGTACGGGGTTCGTGCTCGAATCAATGTGGATGGCATGGAG tTGAAGGAAACAAGCAGTGTAGCAGTTCCTAGAACTTTCCTGGTGTCAGGCAAACAACGGTCAATTGAGCTGCAGGCCAG GACAGAAGACGAGAAGAAAGACTGGATCCAG GCTATTCAAGCCACGATCCAGAGACACGAACACACCTTGGAGACATTCCGTCACCTGACTTGTTCACTACGAGATGACGAGTCAACACCCCCCCACTCTCCG AGCTGTGCCGAGTTGGGCAAGCGCGCGCCGACCCCCATCCGCGAAAAGGAAGTGACGCTTTGCATGAAATGCCAGGAAGCATTCAATGCCCTCACCAGGAGACGCCACCACTGCAAGGCCTGCGGTCAC GTGGTTTGTGGGAAATGCTCAGAGTTCCGTGCCCGCCTCTCATACGACAACAATCGCACCAACCGCGTGTGCATCGACTGCTATGCCATGCTGGTGGGTGTGTCCCCTCCACCCTCCATGTTGGCTGCCAACAACCAAAGAAGGCGCTCCATCCTGGAG AAACAAGCCTCGTTGGCAGCTGAGAACAGTGTCATGTGCAGCTTCCTGCATCACATGGAAAAAGGAGGCGGCCGGGGATGGCAGAAGGCCTGGTTTGTCATCCCTGAAAATGAACCCCTAGTGCTCTACATCTACGGTGCTCCTCAG GACGTCAAGGCGCAGCGTAGCATTCCTCTGATTGGCTTCGAAGTTTCACTACCGGAGTCATGTGACCGCCTGGAGCGTCGGCACACCTTTAAGATTTCCCAGAGTCATCTGACGCTTTACTTCAGCGCAGAAGGCGAGGATCTGCAGCGCCGATGGATGGACGTCTTGTCCAGGGCTGGAAAGGGGGAGGAGCCTGGGTTTCCCCTCCCAATCGTGGAAAgcgtggaggaagaggagggtgagGAGCTGGACGGGGCAGAGGGCGACAACACGTGA